A window of Epinephelus lanceolatus isolate andai-2023 chromosome 3, ASM4190304v1, whole genome shotgun sequence genomic DNA:
ACAAGTatgttcaattttattttaattttattttttgtgaataAGTTATTCAGTACCATACAGATGGTAGCTGGCAGAAAATGATGGGACAAAGAGAGGgaggatgacatgcaacaaaggtcttCAAGCCAACTGGACCTGGTAAGTAACACAGGCTTTCACTCATTTAAACTTGCCAGAATATGACATTTATTAAAGTtgttaaaaagcaaatgtacagACACAGAACTTCGTCCTGTAAAAGTTGGGTAACATTAGTAAAACTCCCCATCCGTCCTCTTACGTCCCCTTGCATCCTTCACTCTTGAagacaaacaaaactttttatttttatgttcacGACAATCTGCACCAACTTGTTTTCAAGCATAAAATGTGTGatatgttatatatataaaatcaccATAATTATTGAACAAACTTAATACTAAAATCTTAATGAACACTAAGTAGAACATCCACTCAGCTAGCCTATAATTTAAGCTCCATGATTTAAACAGATGATTAGAAGTTCCTAAAAGGTTGACATGAATTTGATCAACACCCAACCACTTATGAGATTACACAAGTTGGACATCTCTTTTCAGCTTCATCTCTAGCCATATTATTATACTCTTCAGACAGTTTTTGTAGTTGGTCTCTCAGTTCTTCGGCATGGTttgcttttaattcttttatCCTGTTTGTCATATTCTCTTCATTCTCCTctatttctttctgtctctctgctgctctctcttccctttccctccttctctcctcatcCATCTCCTCCTTTGccttcttcatctcctcctctaacagttttctctccctctccctctcagcCTGGaattgttcattcattttcctcatctgctgttcatatttctcctgtATTTTCCTCTCcaattcctctctttctctgcgtatctgctcttctttctctttcaggATGCGTTGTTTCTCCTCTTCGATTATCCTCTCGGCCTCTTGGAACATCACGTTGGTGTAGTGGCTGCCTCCGTTCCTCTGGGCTATATTTCTGATCTTCTGGAGCAGCTCAGTGACCTGAGAACGATCTTTTTTCTCATTATTGAAGACATGGTACTGGCCATTACATCTGGCCACGAGTTCCTGCAGGTCAGGGCTTTCAACCAAGAAGGCCTCAATAGTTGTGTCTTTAAGAAGGTCACCATGAGTAAAGAGAACCATGCTGTATCTGTCTGCAGCCTGGCCGAAGATTTCTTGAATCTTTTGCACCGTCTGCTTTTCCTCTTCAGTGAATCTGCCCAGCCTGATGACCACCAGGAACACGTGGGGTCCAGGAGCAGCGAAAGAGATGCACTGGCCTACATCTTTAGTTGTTTTGTCCATGCCGAACCTGGTGTCAAACAGACCGGGGGTGTCAATAACAGCAACCTGTTGCCCGTCCACCACAGCTTTGCCCTTGGAGCAGTCTACAGTCATTGACCTTGCGCTGAACTTTGATTCAAAGCACTGTCGTCCCAGGattgtgtttccagtggcacTCTTCCCAATTCCAGTCTTCCCCACCATCACTATCCTCAGCTCTTTGTCATTTCTGAGGGTTTCTGTATAGAAGAACAATTAACATTACGTAAGTATTGACAATAGGCATTTATATTATTCTATAGAATTGATCTAAATCAGAGTGTAAATTTATAGATATAAGTGGGTGGAGTTATAATATAAAAGAATGACTATTATAATAATATAGAATAACGTCCTCCTGAGGCCTGAACTTTTGTtaggtatgcatttttaatttctccaagctatttgggatcagtaggacctgataagtatgaaaaatgtaacattttcaacatctcattttaaatctcaaattggtcaaatttgttgccatatcaacctacaaacattattaataataaataaacaagtttcagttataaaatgtgatcaggttttggaccttgtccacttgcGGCGAGCTTTGGGACACGCTTCCCTCTCCGCAGCGGAAAAAAGGAGCTGTCATTATATTTGGTAACCATGgagaaaagtaaaattactcccattttaaatcctttaaatgtatttgtatcAATTTCATTtgatctgtgctgctgtttacCAGAAGTTTGGTAGCGTATATTAACCATTTGCCATTAAGATAAATAGCTGAAATAAATCGATAAATAAGTAAATTTATCTGTTTGTATCTATGTGTGTATTTTACGACTCAGTTTGGTGTTATCATTTGCTGGGTTGTTCAGCAAAATGTTTGTGAACAAAAGTCTTTTTCTCAAATAAAAGATATGCTACAAGGGGGAAAATGAGATCACAAGTATGTTCAATTTTATCTTTTGTGAATAAGTTGCTTTTATTCAGTAGCATACAGACGGTAGCTGGCAGAAAATTATGGGACAAAGAGAGGgaggatgacatgcaacaaaggccTCCAAGCCAACTGGACCTGGTAAGTAACACAGGCTCTCACTCATCTATACTTGCCAGAATATGACATTTATTAAAGTtgttaaaaagcaaatgtacagACACAGAACTTCACCCTGTAAAAGTTGGGTAACATTAGTAAAACTCCCCATCCGTCCTCTTACGTCCCCTTGCATCCTTCACTCTTGAagacaaacaaaactttttatttttatgttcacGACAATCTGCACCAACTTGTTTTCAAGCATAAAATGTGTGatatgttatatatataaaatcacaataattatTGAACAGTCTTATTACTAAAATCTTAATGAACACTAAGTAGAACATCCACTCAGCTATAATTTTAAGCTCCATGATTTAAATAGATGTTTTGAAGTTCCTAAAAGGTTGACATGAATTTGATCAACACCCAACCAGTTATAAGATTACGCAACGAGGTCGTCTCCTTGTTTCAGCTTGATGTCTAGCCATATCATTAAACTTTTCAGACAATCTTTGTTGttcatctctcagctctcttTCATGATTTGCTTTTAATTCATTCATCCTGTTTGCCAtatccctttctctctcctctatttctctctgtctctctgctgctctctcttccctttccctccttctctcttcaTTCATCTCCTCCTTTGccttcttcatctcctcctctaacagttttctctccctctccctctcagcCTGGAgttgttcattcattttcctcatctGCTCTTCATATTTCTCCTGTATTTTCCTCTCcaattcctctctttctctgcgtatctgctcttctttctctttcaggATGCATTGTTTCTCAGCTTCGATTATCCTCTCGGCCTCTTGGAACATCTCGTTGGTGTAGTGGCTGCCTCCGTTCCTCTGGGCTATATTTCTGATCTTCTGGAGCAGCTCAGTGACCTGAGAACGATCTTTTTTCTCATTATTGAAGACATGGTACTGGCCATTACATCTGGCCACGAGTTCCTGCAGGTCAGGGCTTTCAACCAAGAAGTCCTCAATAGTCATGTCTTTAAGAAGGTCACCATGAGTAAAGAGAACCATGCTGTATCTGTCTGCAGCCTGGCCGAAGATTTCTTGAATCTTTTGCACCGTCTGCTTTTCCTCATCAGTGAATCTGCCCAGCCTGATGACCACCAGGAACACGTGGGGTCCAGGAGCAGCGAAAGAGAAGCACTGACTTATATCTTTAGTTGTTTTGTCCATGCCGAACCTGGTGTCAAACAGACCGGGGGTGTCGATAACAGCAACCTGTTGCCCGTCCACCACAGCTTTGCCCTTGGAGCAGTCTACAGTCATTGACCTTGCGCTGAACTTTGATTCAAAGCACTGTCGTCCCAGGATGGTGTTTCCAGAGGCACTCTTCCCAATTCCAGTCTTCCCCACCATCACTATCCTCAGCTCTTTGTCATTTCTGAGGGTTTCTGTATAGAAGAACGTTTAACATTACATAAGTATTGACAATAGGTATTTATATTATTCTATAGAATTGATCTAAATCAGAGTGTAAATTTATAGATATAACTGGGTGGAGTTATAATATAAAAGAATGACTATtataaaaatatagaataatgTCCTCCTGAGGCCTGAACTTTTGTtaggtatgcatttttaatttctattttctaaagctatttgggatcagtaggacctgataggTATGAAAAACGTAACATTTTCAATGTCTCATTTTCAATCtcaaattggtcaaatttggtGCCATAAACAaatttcaaccataaaatgtgatcaggggCCCGTTTCACAAAAGTAGGATTCACACATCCAGGATAAATGACTGAGCTGGGTTCAACGAATCCAAAACAAGAGCGTCCAGGCTTAATTGGTTGCACAAAGACCAAGCCAGGATGAGCAGACACGGATTCATCAAGCCAGGTGAAACCAATCCTAGATCAGTGCGCGCACGTGGCTTCCTCAAATAGACCCCGCCATCGATCACAGATTCaccgattcaccatggcaacaaaagCGGCATAGGCCTACTTTTCCCCGTTGGAGGCAGAAATCCTCATGGAGGCTTACGAAGAGGTAAAGGATCAAATCATAAAGAAAGGCAACACCGCCACAGTTATAAAACAACTAGAGAAAGCGTGGCAAAGTATTGCAGACCGCCTGAATGCGTAAGtagtgcacaaatacacactcactgctccgtgGAAACCATCACAATTACAATCCAAATAGTTAATTAACATCTCCGAAAACGTAGTTGTATGtgtgttgtattgtattgtgtgtgtgtatagattAAACATGACTGGGCCAAACGGACATGGCAGCAAGTCAAGATTAAATACAAGAACATCCTGCAGAATGGTAAGTGCCCTGACTAATACTTAACAATGCACAAGTGTACACTGTACCCAGAAGGTGCCTGCTCACACATTGTCTGTACTGTTTtagcagccaaaaaaaaaaaaaaaacacaagcaaggCACGGGTGGTGGGTCACCATCAGCTGACCTCACCCCAGCAGAGGACATAGCCTTGGCACAAAACAAAGGCAGGCGTGTGTTGGAGGGGATCCCTGGGgggacagacacaaacatatgTCCCTCCCAAGATGCCACCTGCTTCATACAAGGTACATTCTTCCATCTCTGCATGGGACATAATCACATTTATATTGAATCCATTTGGACTATCTGACTTTGGTTTGCCTTGCAGTTTCTGGCAGCACTGTCACACTGTTGGAGCCACCAACACCAAGACACATCATGGCTGTGTCAAGAATGTCACTCTATTTATGAGGTTGTGATGATGAGATTTTGTATTGACAGGTGAATTCTCTGGTGTGTTGCTGGGGGACAGGGGGTATGCCTGCCAGCCTTTTCTCCTCACACCATACGCAGACCCTCAGGAAGCACAGCAGGCCTATAATCATGCCCATGCCAGGACAAGGGCCAAGATCGAAATGACCTTTGGCTCTCCTGAAGGCACGCTTTCACTGTCTTCACCACTTAAGGGTCAGCCCTTTGAGGgcatgtgacatcactgtggcctgcttgaggaaggagagggcccCCATCACACATGGACTGGGACAATCCTGCCATCTTCCCTGATGACGACAGTGGTCGACTGGTCAGGGACCAAtatgtgttaaattattttagttaACATGCATGCTTTAAATTTCAATTAAATATGTCCTGCAGTGGCAGAGACGCATGCTGTGAATTTCAGTTGAACACGGCCTGCATTGGCAgaggaatttgtgtgttttttttttttttttttttttttttccaatttaaattgatttggcctcttatgttgtttgtgctgtatactgtgtgtatacAAGCTTGCAGGGAGGCTACTGCATCCATTCATTTGTCCGTTCATTTGTTGTGTATGGatttgtcctgcatttattGCAGTGTGCAGACATGCGTGGTGTATCATATACAGACctttgaatgtgtatttattcttgtgTTGTATAATATGCTTTGATTCCGTGCTTTCTATCTTGTAGAGTCTCTGTGTGACTTCAGTTttgaaaggagctgatgggTTACTTGCTTTGATTTATCCTTATTCAATAAAGGAACTTCATGTTACTCTTtgatgtgtatttatatttatatgggatgtgtatttatatatagTCTATGGGAAACTGTAAATTATCTAATGATTGC
This region includes:
- the LOC117254659 gene encoding GTPase IMAP family member 8-like codes for the protein MDMKQNSGETLRNDKELRIVMVGKTGIGKSASGNTILGRQCFESKFSARSMTVDCSKGKAVVDGQQVAVIDTPGLFDTRFGMDKTTKDISQCFSFAAPGPHVFLVVIRLGRFTDEEKQTVQKIQEIFGQAADRYSMVLFTHGDLLKDMTIEDFLVESPDLQELVARCNGQYHVFNNEKKDRSQVTELLQKIRNIAQRNGGSHYTNEMFQEAERIIEAEKQCKELRIVMVGKTGIGKSATGNTILGRQCFESKFSARSMTVDCSKGKAVVDGQQVAVIDTPGLFDTRFGMDKTTKDVGQCISFAAPGPHVFLVVIRLGRFTEEEKQTVQKIQEIFGQAADRYSMVLFTHGDLLKDTTIEAFLVESPDLQELVARCNGQYHVFNNEKKDRSQVTELLQKIRNIAQRNGGSHYTNVMFQEAERIIEEEKQRILKEKEEQIRREREELERKIQEKYEQQMRKMNEQFQAERERERKLLEEEMKKAKEEMDEERRREREERAAERQKEIEENEENMTNRIKELKANHAEELRDQLQKLSEEYNNMARDEAEKRCPTCVIS